The following DNA comes from Gopherus flavomarginatus isolate rGopFla2 chromosome 5, rGopFla2.mat.asm, whole genome shotgun sequence.
gttgTGGGATGGGGTGAAGGTGCTGTGTGGCAGgatggggggctggctgtgggttgGAGCAGTGGGACACTGTGTGGCAGGGTTGGCTGGTGTGGGGGGCGCCATGGGGGGAGGTAGTCGGGGAGGCGTGGGGCGCAGGCTGGTGAGGGCACTGTGGGATAGAgatgggggggctggctggggttggggatgctgtggggcacaggctggtgggggagCTGTGAGGCAGAGGttgaggggtgctgtggggtggagagAGGGGGCGGGGGCCACTGTGGGACACAGGCTGGTGGagggtgctgtggggtggaggtggggggcactgtggggcagaggcaggggtgctgtggggcacagGCCGGTAGGCACcgtggggcactgtggggagcaGGCGGGCAGGTGCCGTGGAGCAGTGGGGCTGTGGAACAGAGGGGGGACACCGTGGGGCGCAGGCCGGCAGGCGccgtggggcagaggggggcactttggggctgaggtggggacgccgtggggcagagggggcgctttggggcggagctggggatgctgtggggcagaggggggcgCTTTGGGGTGGAGCTGGAGACGCCGTGGGGCAAAGGGGGCACTTTGGGGCGGAGCTGGGGACGccgtggggcagaggggggcgatttggggctgaggtggggacaCCATGGAGCAGAAGGGGGGTGCtttggggcagagggggtgcTTTGGGGTGGAGCTGAGGACGCCGTGGAGCAGAGGGGGGCGAtttggggctgaggtggggacGCCATGGAGCAGAAGGGGGGTGCtttggggcagagggggtgctttggggtggagctgaggacgccgtggggcagaggggggcgctgtggggtggagctggggatgccgtggggcagaggggggcactttggggtggagctggggacgccgtggggcagaggggggcacCGTGGGGCACTCACCGGATGAAGGTTTTGAAGGCGGCCGAGTTGGGGTTGATGCACAGGGGGACCCGCGTCGCCTTCTGCTGCTCCAGGATGAAGCCGTGAACCAGCTCTGCAAGAGAGGGGGGCAGCTCCAGATCTGGGGGGCGCGGGGGAGAAATTCACTgtggggggctggagagggggtcGGGGGAACGGATCCCAACCGGGGGGTcccttgtgggggtggggggtggctgtgggagccagagggggtctgtgggggttcATGTGaggggagctggtgtttgggaggacggtgggggggttggaggggtgtcaGGGGTTGGGGGTGACAGCAAGAGGTCCCAGGGGGTGAGGGTGAGTTttaggggggctgtgggagcccCAGGGGTAGGTCAGTGTGTGGGGGTGATGGGAGGCGGCGGggggcctggtgggggagggtcaGCATGTGGCAGTGTctggggagcgggggagggtCAGTGTGCGGGGCTAGCGGGGAGCACCGGAGGGCGGTGGGGGTCACCTTTGGCCTGCCAGACGGAGCGCAGGCCCCGCTCACAGGCGTTGTCAAAGCGGGGGGccatggggggctgtgggagggaggcagTGTCAGTGTGCGGGGGTGATGGGGGGTACCGGGGGGCACCAGGGAGCCCGGGGGCAGCGGGGGTCACCTTTGGCCTGCCAGATGGAGCGCAGGCCCCGCTCGTAGGCGATGTCGaagtggggggccccagggggccCTGGTGAGGGGATCAGCATGTGGGGGTGATGGGGAGTACCGGGGGGCACCAGGGAGCCCCAGGGGGCGGCGGGGGGCAGGGTCAGCGTGCGGGGGTGATGGGGAGTACCGGGGGCACCAGGGAGCCCTGGGGGTGGCGGGAGGCAAGGTCAGCGTGCGGGGGTGATGGGGGGTACTAGGGGGCACCAGGGAGCCCCAGGGGGCGGCGGGGGGCAAGGTCAGCGTGCGGGGGTGATGGGGGGTACCGGGGGGCACCAGGGAGCCCCGGGGACTGCGAGAGGGAGGGAGGGTCAGTGTGTGGGGGTGATGGGGGGTACCGGGGGCACCAgggagccccaggggcggcagggggcagggtcAGGGTACAGGGATGATGGGGGGTACCGGGGGGGCACCAGGGAGCcccaggggtggcagggggcagggtcagTGTGCGGGAATGATGGGGGGTACCGGGGGGTACCGGGGAGCCCCGGGGGCGGCTGAGGGCAGGGTCAGCATGCGGGGGTGATGGGGGGTACCAGGGGGCACCAgggagccccaggggcggcagggggcagggtcAGTGTGCGGGGATGATGGGGGGTACCGGGGAGCCCCGggggtggctgggggcagggtcagcGTGCGGGGGTGATGGGGGGTACCAGGGGGCACCAgggagccccaggggcggcagggggcagggtcAGTGTGTGGGGATGATGGGAGGTACCGGGGGGTACCGGGGAGCCCCGGGGGCggctgggggcagggtcagtgtgtgggggtgatggggggtaccagggggcaccagggagccccaggggcggcagggggcagggtcAGTGTGCGGGGATGATGGGGGGTACTGGGGGGTACCGGGGAACCCCGGTGGCggctgggggcagggtcagcGTGCGGGGGTGATGGGGGGTAACGGGGGGCACCAGGGAgccccaggagcagcagggggcagggtcaGTGTGCGGGGATGATGGGGGGTACTGGGGGGTACCGGGGAGCCCCGGGGGCggctgggggcagggtcagcGGGCGGGGGTGATGGGCAGTACCGGGGGCATCAGGGAGCCCCGGGAGGTGGCGGGGGTCACCTTTGGCCTGCCGGATGGAGTGCAGGCCCCGCTCGTAAGCGTCATCGAAGCAAGGGGCCatggggggctgcaggagggagggtcAGAGTGCCGGGGTGATGGGGGGTACCGGGGGGCACCAGGGAGCCCCGGGGGTGGCGAGGGGCAGGGTCAGCGTGCGGGGGTTATGGGGGGTAccggggagccccggggggggcagggtcagCATGCAGGGGTTATGGGGGGTACCGGGGAGCCCcgagggcggcagggggcagggtcagtgtgcgggggttatggggggtaccggggagccccgggggcggcggggggcagGGTCAGCGTGCAGGGGTTATGGGGGGTACCGGGGAGCCCcgagggcggcagggggcagggtcagtgtgcgggggtgatggggggcggtggggggcacGAGGGAGCCCCGGGGCCCAGTGGGGGGGTCACCTTTGGCCTGCCAGACGGAGCGCAGGCCCCGCTCGTAGGCGTCGTCGAAGCGGGGGGCCGCGGGGGGCTCGAAGTCGCTGGCGTAGACGCGCCCCGAGCCCAGGCCGTGGCAGCAGCGGCACATGGACGTGTGGTAGCGGAGTCGCCCCTCCTGCAGGTACGGGTGGGCCAGCGCCTCCCGCGCCGAGATCCGCCGCGCCTGCGAGAGCCAGCGTGGGACCCCAGCGCTCCCGGGGACCCCGGAATCTGAACCCTCAGTGCTTCTGGGGACCCCAGTGCTCACAGGGACCCCGGCATCTGAACCCCCAGTGCTTCTGGGGACCCCGGAATCTGAACCCCCAGCGCTTCCAGGGACCCCAGTGCTCACAGGGACCCCGGCATCTGAACCCCCAGTGCTTCTGGGGACCCCGGAATCTGAACCCCCAGCGCTCCCCGGGACCCCAGTGCTCCCAGGGACCCCAGCATCTGAACCCCCAGCGCTCCCGGGGACCCCGGAATCTGAACCCCCAGCACTTCCAGGGACCCCggtggctgggggggggaacCTAGTGCTCCCAGGGACCCTGGAATCTGAACCCCCAGTGCTCCCGGGGACCCCAGTGCTCCCAGGGACCCCGGCATCTGAACCCCCAGTGCTTCTGGGGACCCCGGAATCTGAACCCCCAGTGCTCCCAGGGACCCCGGAATCTGAACCCCCAGTGCTCTCAGGGACCCCAGAATCTGAACCCCTAGCGCTTCTGGGGACCCTGGAATCTGAACCCCCAGTGCTCCCCCGGTGACGGGGGGACCCCAGTGCTCCCAGGACCCCAAATCTGAATCCCCAGCGGTCCCGGGGACCCCGGAATCTGAACCCCCAGTGCTCCCAGGGACCCCGGAATCTGAACCCCCAGTGCTCTCAGGGACCCCAGAATCTGAACCCCTAGCGCTTCTGGGGACCCTGGAATCTGAACCCCCAGTGCTCCCCCGGTGACGGGGGGACCCCAGTGCTCCCAGGACCCCGAATCTGAATCCCCAGCGGTCCCGGGGACCCCGGAATCTGAACCCCCAGTGCTCTTAGGGACCCTGGTGGCCGGAGGGGGACCCCAGCGCTCCCGGGGACCCTGGAATCTGAACCCCCAGTGCTCCCCCGGTGACGGGGGGGACCCCAGCGCTCCCAGTGACCCCGGAATCTGAACCCCCAGCGCTCCCGGGGACCCCGGCGTCTGAAGCCCCAGCACTCCCAGGGACCCCGGCGTCTGGGGGAGGGAACCCCAGTGCTTCCAGGGATGGGGAACGGACCCAGGCATTCGGGCAGGGGACCCCCAGTGCTCCCAGGGATCCAGGTGTCTGGGGGGGGACCCCCAGCGctcccagggacagggaggggacccaggcatccgggtggggtcccccagtgctcccagggctgggaaagggACCCCGGTGTCCGGGTGACTCACGGGGTCGAAGACCAGCAGGCGGCAGAGCAGGTGAACGGCCTCGTGGGTCGCCTCCCCCGACAGCAGGTGCAGCACGGACAGCGCGGGCTGGGGGACACGGCGCCTgagtggggcttccctcccccggGGCCCCCAATCgcccccccggcccagccccccacttctccagtcccagccccccaATTCCAGCCCCCCACTTCTCCCAGTGCCCCGATCccagccccccttctccctgcccagcccccagatCCCAGCCCTCAATTCCCCATCTCAGCCCCGACTTCCCCCAGGCCCccggttccccccacccccaggggctcaCCAGTTTGTGGGCGCCCCGCAGCACGTGGGCCCGGGCCCCCTCGCAGGCTGAGCGCAGGgcgtggggagggggggtgccgAGGAGGTCTGTGATCAGGTCCAGCTGCagggcgtggggggggggagttaatGGGGGGTGCGagagcctctccccatgcaacccacccccccagcccctccatccACATCTCCTCTCCCACGTCCCCCTaacccctccccacctctccccagctcctcccccagatccccttccccacccctcccctctccccccctctcccctccccactcttccCCCATCGCTGCCCCCGCCCGGCCCCCACCTGCTGGATGGGGCTGGAGCCCTGGAAGAGGATGCGCCGGCCGAGCAGCTCGGCGAAAATGCAGCCGACGGCCCAGAGGTCGATGGGGGGGCCGTAGTGGGGGGTCCCCATGAGGATCTCGGGGGCCCGGTAGTACTGGGTCACCACCTCCTGCGTCATGGGCTGCCCCTCGTCCGGCTCCTCCAGCCGTGCCAGCCCGAAGTCACATATCTGCCGTGGGGAGAGGgtgagcccggacgcctgggtcccccacccagcccctcccccactgcctggGAACACTGCAGGGAGCCCAACCCGGACGCTTGGGTCCCCTGCCCATATCAGTTTCTGGGGAGCACTAGGGGCCCCCCAGTGGAATAGTCCCAGACATCTGGGTCCCTGTCCCCATCCGGTGCCCAGGGGCcttcccggacgcctgggtccctgtcCCCGTCCGGTGCCCGGGGGccgtcccggacgcctgggtccctgtcCCCGTCCGGTGCCCGGGGGCcatcccggacgcctgggtccctgtcCCCGTCCGGTGCTCAGGGGtcgtcccggacgcctgggtccctgtcCCCATCCGGTGTTTGGGGccgtcccggacgcctgggtccctgtcCCCGTCCGGTGTCTGGGGGccgtcccggacgcctgggtccctgtcCCCGTCCAGTGTCTGGGAGctgtcccggacgcctgggtcccctcccAGAGGCTGAGGGGTCGGGGGGGGGTCTCACCTTGAGGACGCAGTTGCTGTTCACCAGCAGGTTCCCTGGCTTGAGGTCCCGATGGAGCACGCCGGCCGAGTGCAAGTATTTTAGCCctgagggaggggggcagtgtTGGGGGGGCTGGGATTGGGACCCCCCAACCTGCCCTTCTCCCTGCTCAGGGATCCCTCCAGGAGAGAAGCTGGGGAGGGGCCGGTGATGTATGGGGGGATGCAGGGTGGCCGGGGGGGGGACTGCACTGGGGATGATGTTTTGGGGCGGATGAGGATGGATATTTGGGGACCCCTGAGAATTGGGACGTTTCGAGGGGATGTGGGGATTGGGTGAGACTGGGGGGGGGCAGATGAGGGGTCTGGGGGTACGTGGAGGGTTTGGGGGTTTGGGGGGTccctgggaggtttggggggcggGTCTCACCGCGCAGGATCTGGTAGAGAAAGACCTTGACGTGCTCGGCGCTCAGCGGCTGGGGGGACACGATCACCTTGTGCAGGTCGCTCTGCATCAGCTCCGTCAGCACGTAGCTACCGCCCGGCGGGGGTCAAGGGCGCAGCTTGGGGGGCAGCGCCCCATGGCCCCCCGTCCCCCTCCGCCCAGCTCCCAtcccccagagccccagccctcccctccGTCAGCACGTAGCTACCGCCCGGCGGGGGTCAAGGGCGCGGCTTGGGGGGCAGCGCCCCATGGCCCCCCGTCCCCCTCTGCCCAGCTCCcatcccccagagcccccctccgcccagctcccatccccccgagccccagccctcccctccctcagcacGTAGCTACCGCCCGGCGGGGGTCAAGGGCGCGGCTTGGGGGGCAGCGCCCCATGGCCCCCCGTCCCCCTCCGCCCAGCTCCcatcccccagagcccccctccgCCCAGCTCCCAtcccccagagccccagccctcCCCTCTGTCAGCACGTAGCTACCGCCCGGCGGGGGTCAAGGGCACGGCTTGGGGGGCAGCGCCCCATGGCCCCCCGTCCCCCTCTGCCCAGCTCCCATCCCCCCGAGCCCCAGCCCTCCCCTCTGTCAGCACGTAGCTACCGCCCGGCGGGGGTCAAGGGCGCGGCTTGGGGGGCAGCGCCCCATGGCCCCCCGTCCCCCTCTGCCCAGCTCCCAtcccccagagccccagccctcCCCTCTGTCAGCACGTAGCTACCGCCCGGCGGGGGTCAAGGGCATGGCTTGGGGGGCAGAGCCCATGGCCCCCCGTCCCCCTCCGCCCAGCTCCCATTCCCCAGAGCCCCCCTCTGCCCAGCTCCCATCCCCCCGagccccagccctcccctccctcagcacATAGCTACTGCCCGGCAGGGGTCAAGGGCGCGGCTTGGGGggcagagccccatggccccccgtCCCCCTCCGCCCAGCTCCCATCCCCccgagccccatggccccccatccccctccgcccagctcccatccccccgagccccagccctcccctccGTCAGCAGGCGGCTGTGAGGCTGCCCCGataagccccactccccccagacCCCTAACCACCCCCGACACCTCCCATTGCTGCCAGTTACCCCTCAGGgcagccccccccactcccccgcccctcccccacgggGGGGCGGATACATCTCCTCGAAGCAGTCAATCTGGGGGGGCTGCAGGATATCCAGCGCCGACAGCAcctgaggggcgggggggggtgagaCCCCAGATACCcccacagggtcccagagccatCCCCACggcagccctcctgcccccactgcaacccccatCCCGACTgcagacccccaccccccactgcaaACCtcatccccactgcagcccccccgccccccactgcaacccccagccccacggcATCCTCCATACAGCGACCCACACCGCTCCGTCAAGCCCCCCCACTGACCcatagcccccagccccactgcagccctcGCTTCATAAATGtcgccccactcacagcccccccGCAACCCCACAGCTGCGCCCATGTTCTgcagccccccacaaaccctccctACCACCCCCCATCCTGGTGCCCCCCCAAAATCCCCCCCCCCGGCTCACGTTCTCATGTTTGAAGTAACAGAGCATCCTGAGTTCCCGAAAAAACCCGTTTGCAGGAGACGAGATTCTGGAAAACGTTCGGCATCTTCTTCAGCGCGACCCGCTTCCCGTCCCGGGGGTCCGTCACCGACCTGGGCAGAGacagggtgcccctcactcccgacccgcagccccccgctctgccggtgcccctcactcccgacccgcagccccccgggccccgggtctgccggtgcccctcactcccgacccgcagccccccgggccccgggtctgccggtgcccctcactcccgacccgcagccccccgggccccgggtctgccggtgcccctcactcccgacccgcagccccccgggccccgggtctgccggtgcccctcactcccgacccgcagccccccgctctgccggtgcccctcactcccgacccgcagccccccgggccccgggtctgccggtgcccctcactcccgacccgcagccccccggggcccccgctctgctggtgcccctcactcccgacccgcagcccccagctctgccggtgcccctcactcccgacccacagccccccccccgccccgggtcTCACCACACAACCCCGAAGGCCCCGTAGCCAATGGGTCGATCCGGTTCGGGCTGCACGGTCATTGGGGCGGGCGCCGGTGAGATCTGGGGtgactccccctgcaccccagcggGGCAGTAACGTTTCTGGGGCGCCCTCAGCCCCGCTGCCAGGGGGGGCTGGATCAGCCCGGTCAGCGCCCCCAGGACGTTGCTGCACAGCGGGGGCTGGAGCGCGGGGCTGGGGCCCTGGAAGGCCATTGGGGGGCAGCTGCGGGGGTCCGGGGGGAGATGGGAGGCCGGAGCCGGGAGGCCGGAGCggagggttggggggtgggggatgggatgaGAGGCAGAGCCTATTGGGGCGGGGGGGCGCTGCTGGGAGTCTGGGGGAGTGGGCAGGATgcggcggggctggggtgggaactGGGGGGCCTAGGAAttgggggctgcggggcagggatttgggggcagggaaggggggcggtggggcagggatttgggggcagggaattgggggactgaggggcagggaaggggggctgaggggcaggCTATTGGGGGGCTGGATGTGTCGGGGCAGAGAAGCTGCCGGCCGGGGCTGCACTTGAAGACCCTACTGTAAACAAtcccggctgggctggggggcagggcggggatcGGGGGCACAGGCCCCCCCAGTACTTAAATCGCACCCATCCCCCCAAACCCGGGGGCGGGGCACAGGGATGGGGGCGCGGGGGGAGGGGACGctggggggcgcagggctggggggcagtggcggggggcgggggggaggcgggggtccCCCCGCGATGGGCTCCGGGAGCGGCCCCAGGCCCGCGGCGGCGAAGGGAGGCGGCGGCTCCGGCTGGTCCTTTGTTAAAGGtaacggcggggggggggggggcggagagactcCGCCCAGCTGGGAAAAATCCCCCGGACAGaaatcgggggggaggggggcgtgagggggtgtggggggatggatagatagatgggggggggtgggggatagacagatagaggggttgtggggggatagatagatggggtgtggggggatggatagatagagggtgtggggggatggatagatagataaagggggtgtggggggatagatagatagatagatagagggggtgtggggagatAGAGGGGATTtggggggatagatagatagagggggtgtggggggatggatagatagagggtgtggggggatggatagatagataaagggggtgtggggggatagatagatagatagagggggtgtgggggatagatagagggggtgtgggaggatggttagatagagggggtgtggggggatggttagatagatagagggggtgtggggggatagatagagggtgtggggggatggatagatagatagagggggtgtgggaggatagatagagggggtgtggggggatagatagatagagggggtgtggggggatggatagatagagggtgtggggggatggatagatagagggggtgtgggggatggatagagggtgtggggagaaggatagacagatagagggggtctgtggggatagatgggtggatggggatagacagacagatagagggtgtggggggatggatagatagagggggtctgtggggatagatgggtggatggggacagacagacagatagagggtgtggggggatggatagatagatagagggggtctgtggggatagatgggtggatggggatagacagacagatagagggttgggggatggatagagggtgtggggg
Coding sequences within:
- the LOC127051177 gene encoding LOW QUALITY PROTEIN: serine/threonine-protein kinase NLK2-like (The sequence of the model RefSeq protein was modified relative to this genomic sequence to represent the inferred CDS: deleted 1 base in 1 codon) encodes the protein MAFQGPSPALQPPLCSNVLGALTGLIQPPLAAGLRAPQKRYCPAGVQGESPQISPAPAPMTVQPEPDRPIGYGAFGVVWSVTDPRDGKRVALKKMPNVFQNLVSCKRVFRELRMLCYFKHENVLSALDILQPPQIDCFEEIYVLTELMQSDLHKVIVSPQPLSAEHVKVFLYQILRGLKYLHSAGVLHRDLKPGNLLVNSNCVLKICDFGLARLEEPDEGQPMTQEVVTQYYRAPEILMGTPHYGPPIDLWAVGCIFAELLGRRILFQGSSPIQQLDLITDLLGTPPPHALRSACEGARAHVLRGAHKLPALSVLHLLSGEATHEAVHLLCRLLVFDPARRISAREALAHPYLQEGRLRYHTSMCRCCHGLGSGRVYASDFEPPAAPRFDDAYERGLRSVWQAKDLELPPSLAELVHGFILEQQKATRVPLCINPNSAAFKTFIRSTAWHSSKGSKKDER